The Streptomyces tubercidicus DNA segment GGGTGCGGCCCCGTGGCCGGAGCGGCATCCGGCCGCGTCCCCTTCACCCCCGCCGTGAACTGAGGGCGCACGCCACCGCGGTCGCCGCGGCCGCGATCAAAAGGGTGGCGATGAGCGGCAGCCAGGGGATGCTGATCGTCCCGTGGAGGGAGCCGGTGACCAGTCCCGATACGGCGGCGTTGGCGGGCGAGGCGCCGAGCACCAACAGCAGCAGGGCGGCGACCAGGCCCGTCGGGATGCTCCAGCCGGTGCTGCGCAGCACCGGCCAGTTGCTCAGGGCGCCGAGGGCGGTGCCCATCAGCAGGCACACCAGCGCGGCGAGCAGCCCGGCGAAGGCCGCGGGCAGGACCGGAACGGCCACCTGGTGGCCGGTGGAGCGCGGGTCCGACACCAGGACGACCAGCGCCGTGCCGACGAGTGCCAGCAGCAGCGCGGTGCCGGCCGCGGTCAGTACGGCGGCGAGGTGCGCCCGTCCGGGCCCGGCGGCGGCCGCGGCGCAATTACGGGCGGCCGACGGCTCGTTGGTGACACAGGTCCGGGTGAGCCATACGGCGGCCGGCAGCAGCCCGCCGGCGGCATAGCCGAGCCCGTCGAGCAGCGGGTCGCCGCCGCGGACGCTGATGGCCAGCCAGGCTGCGTAGAGGATGACCGGCGGCAGCCAGCGGTGCGAGCCGATGAGCAGGGCTGTCTGGTAGCGGAGGAGAGCGATCACGGGCGGGAGTCCTCGTGGGGTGCGGGGGCGTCGTCGGCACGGGTCCCGGGGGCTTCGTGCGGCCGTGCGGCGGCGGGGAGGGTGTCGGGGGCCTCGTCGGCGCCAACGGCGGTGGTCCCGGGGGCCTCGTCGGTACGAAGGGCAGTGGTCCCGGGGGCCTCGTCGGCACCAAGGGCAGTGGTCCCGAGGGCCTCCCCCGGCCGTACGACAGCGGTGACCGAGCGGATGTGCCAGGGCGGACGGGCGGTGAGCAGGGCGCGCAGCAGGGCGTCGGAGTGGACGGCCGGCACCGTCAGCCGGGTCGTCCCGTCCGGACCGGGCGTGATCTCCGGCCCACCGGGCAGCTGCGGCGCTCCAGTGAGCGGCAGGCTCCCCGGTGCGCCCTCGGCCTCGATCAGCACGCGGGGACCGGCCGTGGCCGTCGTACCCGCCGCCGGGCCGCTCTCCTCATGGGGCAGCAGTCGTCCGTCCGCGACCCGGTAGCGCGCGTCGGCGGCGCCCGCCAGCCGCTGCGGGTCGTGGTCGACGAACACGACGGTGCCGCCGTCCGCGACCCGTTCGGCGACCGCACGGTCGAGCACCTCGCGCGCGCCGCCGTCCAGACCGGTCCATGCCTCGTCCAGCACCAGCAGTTCGGGCTCGGCCAGCAGCGCCTGGGCGACCGCGACCTTCTGGCTGGTCCCCTTGGACAGCTCGGCCAGCGGGGTCCGCGCATGCCCGGCCGCCCCGAAGCGTTCGAGCCACTCGGTGGCGCTGCGGGCCGCTTCGGGGCCGGGCAGACCGTGGATGCGGCCGAGGTGGGTGAGGTAGCCGACGGCGGTGAAGGGGAGGGCGACCGGGAAGCGTTCGGGCACATAGGCGGTGCGCGGGCGGCCGGTGATCCGTCCGGTGCTGGGCCGGTCGATTCCGGCGAGCAGCCGCAGCAAGGTGGATTTCCCACTGCCATTGGTCCCCTCGACGCGCAGCAGCGCACGCGGGGGCACATCGAGATCCACCTCCCGCAGCACCCAGGGGCCGCGCACCCCGTACCGCCGCCCCACCCCGTCCAGCCTCATACGTTCCGGCACCTCCGCTGCCTCCTGGCGGTCCCGCCGCTCCGCCGCCCCCGACGGTAGCCGGAGCGGGCGCCCGGTGCCTGCCCAGGGGCGCGTTCTCCCCGGGCCGTACGCGCCCCAACCTCGCGCCGGGCGGGCGGGGTTGACGCTCGCCGCTGCCGGATGGGGGCGGGGAGGCGGGAGCGGCGCGAGGGCGGGCCGGGGGCGTTGTCGGTGGTGACTGGCAGACTGAGCAGGTGACCAGCACCGAGACCACCGACCCGTCCGACAACAGCGCCACCGGCCCCGTCGAGCACGCAGAAACCGACCGCGACGCGGCACCGGAGTTCGTGCTGCCGCTCGTCGTACGGATCGAGCGGGAGGCACCACCGGCGCGTACGGACGCGCTGGAGACGGCCGCACGGGCGGTGCTGGTGCTGCTGTCCGACGAGCGCTCGGCCGGGGACGGCGAGTGGGCCGCGGCGGTAAGGGACTGGCAGGACGCCCGGATCCGGAAGGTGGTCCGGCGGGCGCGCCGCGCGGAGTGGCGGCGGGCGACGGCGCTCCCGGGCATCACGGTCACCGGCCGCGAGGCCGAGGTACGGGTCTTCCCGCCGGTGCCACTGGACGGCTGGCCGAAGGACCTGGCGCGGCTCCAGGTCTCGGGCACGGAGCTGGACGATCCGCAGCCGCCCGGGGCCCCCGCCGACGGCCCGGTGCTGTGGTTCAACCCCGAGCTGGAGATGTCGGCGGGCAAGGAAATGGCGCAGGCCGGACACGGCGCGCAGTTGGCGTGGTGGGAGCTGTCCGAGCAGGAGCGGGCGGCCTGGCGCGCGGCCGGGTTCCCGCTGTCCGTACGGTCCGCCGGGCGCGTGGAGTGGGACGCACTCACCCGCAGCGGTCTGCCGGTGGTGCGGGATGCCGGGTTCACGGAGGTCGCGCCGGGCTCCTGCACCGTCGTGGCCGACCATCCCGCGCTGCGGCGGGCGTTGCCGCAGACGGGCTGAGCGCGGAGGGCCCTGCCGTATACCGGCTGATGGGGCGCCGCCGCGCGCCCCGGCGCAACCGGCGGTGAAGCTCAAATCAACCTCTGAAGTCGGCCGGTGCAGGGTTCGGCCCGGCCTGGTGCGGCATGAGTACGGACACCACGGAGCGAAAGGGGGAGCCCATGGAACGGCTGGGTACCGGAATCGGCTGGCGGCCGGAGATCGCCGCGGAGATCGCGGAGCTGCCCGGGGTGGACTGGGTGGAGGTGGTGGCGGAGAACGTCTGTCCGGGCCATCTGCCCGACGCCCTGGGGGAGTTGCGCGAGCGCGGCACGACCGTGATTCCGCACGGGGTCTCGCTCGGCCTCGGGGGTGCCGACCGCCCGGACCCCGGTCGGCTGACGGCGCTCGCCGAGCGTGCCGAGGCGCTCGGCGCCCCGCTGGTCACCGAGCACATCGCCTTCGTCCGGGCGGGCGGGCCGCTCACCGCCTCGCCCCGTATGGAGGCCGGGCATCTGCTGCCGGTACCACGTACCCATGACGCCCTGGACGTGCTGTGCGAGAACGTACGGATCGCCCAGGACGCCCTGCCGGTGCCGCTGGCACTGGAGAACATCGCCGCGCTCATCAACTGGCCGGGCGAGGAGATGACCGAGGGGCAGTTCCTGGCCGAGCTCGTCGAGCGGACCGGGGTGCGACTGCTGATCGATGTCGCCAACCTGCACACGAACCACATCAACCGGGGCGAGGACCCGGCGACCGCCCTCGACGAGCTGCCGGTCGAGGCCCTCGCCTACGTCCATGTCGCGGGCGGGGTGGAGCGGGACGGGGTGTGGCACGACAGCCATGCCCACCCGGTGACCCAGCCCGTGCTGGATGTGCTCGCCGAGCTGTGTGCCCGGGTCACCCCGCCCGGGGTGCTGCTGGAGCGGGACGACGACTTCCCCGAGGGCGGGGAACTGGCCGGTGAACTCGACGCGATACGCGCCGTGCTGAAGGAGGCCCGCCATGACCGGGCGGCTTGAGGCGGTCCCGGACGCGCCGTCGGCGACGGAGACCCCGCCCGTCACGGACACCACCACCCACGCCGCCCGTCAACGCCTCGCCCTGGCGCAGACCGCGCTGCTGTCCGCGCTGGTCGCCGGGACGCCCGTCCCCGAGGGCTTCGACCACAGCCGGTTGCGGGTGCAGAGCCGGGCGCTGGCCGCCAAGCGGGCCGATGTGGTCGCCAAGGTCGCGCCCGAACTGCCCGAGATCCTCGGCGCGGACTACCGGGCCGCGTTCGCGGAGCATGCCAGGAACCGGCCCATGAGCGGTGGCTACCGCCAGGACGCCCTGGACTTCGCGGCGTATCTGCTGGCCCAGGGGCGGCCCGAGGACCCGGCCGCGCGGCGGCAGTTGACGCGCTGGTGGCGGGACCGCGCGGGCCCGACGCCGCCGTCCGAGCGGCCCGCGGCCCGGCTGCTGGCAGGCGCCCTGCGGCTCCTCCGGCGCCGGGGGTGAGCACGATGACCTACTCCCAGGCGGTGTACGCGGGGATCGGTGCCTCGTCGCTGCTGCTGGTCCTCGGCGTGGTCCTGGTACGTCTGCGCCCCGCGGCCGCCCGGCGGACGGAGGCCCTGGCCCAGGACGTGTGGGAGATGGCGTTCCTCGCGGGCGGGCCGGGACGGGTGGTGGACGCGGCGCTCGCCGGGATGCACGAGGACGGCCGGCTGGCCGTGGGCGGCCCGGGGGTGGTGACCGTACGCCAGGCCCTTGCCCGGGACGCGGTCGAGGCGGCCGTCCTGGACGCGATCACCGGCACGCCGGGCGGGGCGCTCGCCACGCTCCGGGCGACGGCGATGCGCAGCCCGGCGGTCCAGGGCGTCGGCGACCGGCTGGCGGCCCGCGGTCTGCTGCGCCGTCCGGGGCCGGGCCGGGCTTGGCGCCGGTGGGCGGGCGTCCAGATGGCGGCGTGCGGGGTGCTCTTCTTCGTCGGTGTGCTGGTCTCGGTCGCCGGGGCGGACGGGGCCGCTGTGCCGCCCTTCCTCGCGACCTTGCCCGCGGTGGTCGGCGGTCTGATCGTGGCCTGGCTGTGCCGGGAGGCGTTCGCCCGCCGGATCACCAAGGCGGGGTCGTTCGCCCTGAACACCGCGAAGGCGGCGCACACACCAGGGGGCGCGGGCGGGGCCTGGCAGCCCGCGGGGCTGGTGGTGGCGCTCGGCGGTACGGCGCTGCTCGCGGACGAACTGCTGCGGCAGCAGTTCGAGGAGGCGCACCGGGCCGCGGCGGCCGGCGGTTCCGCTTCCGGCTCCGCGTCGTCCGGCAGCTTCTCGTCCGATGGGTCCGGTGGCGGCTCGGGGAGCGATGGTGGCGCCTGGTGCGGCTCCTCCGACGGTGGAGGGTCGGGGTGCGGCAGCGGCGGCTCGTCGTGCGGGGGAGGTACGAGCTGTGGGGGTGGCTCGTCGTGCGGGGGCGGGTCGAGCTGTGGCGGCGGTTCCGGCTGCGGGGGCGGCTGACTCCCGGCGGGCAATTGCCCGGATGCTGAGATTTTTGTGGCGGTTGTGGCGCCACATCGCATAAAAACTCCGGCATGTGGCTGCTTTTCCTCCTCGTCGCCTGTGCGGCGGCGGTGCTGTCCTGTGCGCTGCTCTGCCGGGCGGCGGTCGCCGCCGCCCGCGCCTCCTCCGGTCCGGCCCCGCGGCGGGCTCCCGGCGCCGTCCCGGATGCGGCCGCCGCGGGCCGCCGCGGCGGCGGCCTGACCCTGTACGAGATGGCGTACCTCTCCGGCGGGCCGCACCGGCTCGCCGATGTGGTGCTGGTGCTGATGGCCCAGCAGCGACGGCTGCTGCTCGCCGACACCGGCTGGGCCACCGTCGTCGACCCGGTCGGCAAGGACCCCGTCGAGCGTGCCGCCCTCACGGCGATCGGCCCCGACGGGCAGCGCCGCATACCGGCCATACGGGATGCCCTGGTCGGCGAGGACGCGGTGCGGGAGGTGGCCGACCGGCTGGTCACCGACGGGCTGGCGGTGCCCGCCGCGGTCCGTCCGGGCGTCGGCAGCGCCGTCCGCCTGGTGCAGGGCGCCGCGCTCGTGGTGCTGCTGTCCGCCGCCGGGGCCTTCTGGATGGCACCGGCCGGTGCGGACAGCGGGCCGCTGCCGGCGTGGTTCTCGCTGCCGCTGATCCTCACCCTCGGCACCTGGGCCGTGGCCCGTTTCGAGCTGCACCCGTACAGCGACTGGGCGACCACCGCGGGCGAGCGGCAACTGCCCGACGTGCGCCACTCCCCCGCCACTCCTGCCACGCCCGCTTCCCTCGTCACTCTCGCCCTCCGCGGCCCCGCCGCCCTCACCGATCCCGCCTTGCGCGCCGCGCTCCACTCATCCGGGGCATAGCCTCCGACACCGGAGCCAGGTGCTTTACAACGACAATCGCCGCCCCAACTATCCCTTTTGTATGCACACACGAAGGGACGGCCAGTGAGAGCACTTGCGTTGTACGGCACCATCGGGTCGCTGTTGGTGACCGCCCTCGCCACTGCCCCGGCAGGCGGCGCCACGGGGGACGCCGCCAAGCCACCCGCACCCGTGGCGCACCGCATCGAATTCGGCCGCTGCGCCGCGGTGGAGCATCTGCCGTCGACCGTCGAGTGCGGCAGACTCACCGTTCCTCTCGACTACGCGCGCCCCGACGGCAAGAAGATCCACCTCACCGTCAGCCGGATCCGCGCCACGGCGCGCGGCGAACGGCAGGGCGCCCTGGTCTTCAACCCCGGCGGCCCCGGAGCGTCCAGCATGGAGTTCCCGCTCTACGGGGGGCTCCCCAAGTGGCGCAGGGTGGCCCGTGCCTATGACTTCGTGGGCTACGCACCCCGCGGTGTGGGCCGTTCGGCGCCGCTGTCGTGCCAGAACCCCAAGGAGTTCGCCAAGGCGCCCACCGACAGCCGGATGCACCCCGATGCCGAATTCAAGCGCCGGAAGCGGGCGGCGGCCAGGGAGTACGCCCGCGGCTGCGTCCGCCGGGCCGGCGCGGACCTGCCCTACTACAACTCCGTCAACAACGCCCGCGACCTGGACATGCTGCGGGCCGCGCTCGGCGAGAGGAAGCTGACGTTCATGGGCGCGTCGTACGGGACGTACTTCGGTGCGGTCTATGCGACGCTCTTCCCCGGCCACGTACGGCGGATGATCTTCGACAGTGTCGTCAACCCCTCGCCCCGCAAGATCTGGTACCAGAACAACCTCGACCAGGACATCGCCTTCGAGCGCCGCTGGGGCGACTTTCTGCGCTGGGTCGCCCGGCACAACGGCCAGTACCACCTCGGCACGACCAAGAAGGCGGTACAGCACGCCTACGACAAGGCCGTGGGCAAGCTGCGCCGCACACCGCTCAACGGGAAGATCGGCCCCGGCCAGCTGCAGTCGGCGTTCCTCAAGACCGGCTACAACGACGCCTTCTGGCCGATGCGCGCCGAGGCGCTCTCGGCGTATCTGCGCGGCAACCCCAAGCCGCTGATCGCCCAGGCCCTGCCCCGGGCCACCGGCGTCGCAGAGGAAGAGAACAGCAACGCGGTCTACACGGCCGTGGAGTGCAATGACGCGCCCTGGCCGCACGACTGGGGTACCTGGAACCGCGACAACACCGCGGTCGCCCGGATCGCCCCGTTCGAGACCTGGGACAACGCCTGGATGAACCTGCCGTGCGCCTACTGGCCCGAGCGGCCGGAGTCGGCCTCGGCGGAGCTCGACGCCGCGGTGCACCGCGCCGACCACCCCGCCGGCGGGCAGGGCCTGGCCGATGCGGCCGGTCATCTGGCCAGGACCCAGGTCGACCACCTGCTCCACGGACGGCGCGGTCCGCTCGATGTCCGTACGGAGCCCGGTGCGCTGCCGCCGGTGCTGCTGCTGGCCGCCGAGCGGGACGCGGCGACGCCGTACCGGGGGGCGCTGGAGCTCCAGCGGCGGCTGCCCGGCTCCTCGCTGATCACCGAGAACGGCGCGGGCACCCACGGCGTCGCGTTCAACGACAACGCCTGTGCGAACAAGTACGCCGAGGAGTATCTGCTGCACGGGAAGGTCCCGGGGCACCGGGTGTACTGCGCGCCGCGCGCGGAGCCGGTGCCGGGCCAGCAGAAGATGCGGGCGCAGCACGCACTGCCGGGGAAGTAGCCGAGGACCCGTCACACCGCGGGCCGTCCCCGAGGGGGCGGCCCGCGGTGCGTTGTCGTCCGGGAACCCCGGCAGGCCGCGCGGCTGTACCGCCCGGCCCGCGTGACACCAGCCCGCGTTACGCCAGGCCCGCGACCAGCTCGGCGACGGGCTTGCGCCGCCCCGTGTAGAACGGGATCTCCTCGCGGACGTGCATCCGCGCCTCGGAGCCGCGCAGATGACGCATCAGGTCGACGATGCGGTACAGCTCATCGGCCTCGAAGGCCAGCACCCACTCGTAGTCGCCGAGCGAGAAGGACGGCACGGTGTTGGCGCGCACGTCCGGGAAGCCGCGGGCCATCTTGCCGTGGTCGGCCAGCATCCGGCGGCGGTCCTCGTCGGGGAGGAGGTACCACTCGTAGGAGCGCACGAAGGGGTAGACGCTCACATAGGCGCGCGGCTGCTCGTCGGCGAGGAAGGCCGGGATGTGCGACTTGTTGAACTCGGCGGGGCGGTGCAGCGCCATGTTCGACCACACCGGCTCCAGCGCACGGCCGAGACGGGTCCGGCGGAAGAGGTTGTACGCCTCCTGGAGGGCGTCGGAGCTCTCCGAGTGCCACCAGATCATCAGGTCCGCGTCGGCCCGCAGACCGGACACGTCGTACGTGCCGCGGACCACCACGTCCTTGGCCGCGAGCTGCGCGAACAGCTCCTCGACCTCGTCGGCGTAGCCGCCGCGGTCCTCCGGGAGGACGTCGCGCAGCTTGAACACGGACCAGAGGGTGTAGCGGATGACCTCGTTGAGGTCCTTGGCCTTCTTGCCGGCGTGCGGCACCTTCTCGGGCGCCGCGGGGGTCTGCGGCGCGGAAGCGGGAGTGGAAGCGTCTGTCATGTCGTCCATTCTCACTCGGCGGCGACGGCGTCCGGCGTCAGGGTGCCGAGGAGCTCGTCCGCGGCGCGCCGCCCCGAACCGACACAGGCCGGGATGCCGACGCCGTCGTAGACCGCACCGCACACCCGCAGCGCCCCCGGCATCCGGGCGACCGCCGCGCGGATCCCGGCGACCCGCTCCAGATGGCCGACCGCGTACTGCGGCAGTCCGCCCTCCCAGCGGGTGACCGTGCTCGCCACCGGCCGGGCGGTCAGGCCGACCGCCGCGCCGAGGTCGGCGAGCGAGAGGTCGACCAGTTCGGAGT contains these protein-coding regions:
- a CDS encoding ABC transporter, with the protein product MIALLRYQTALLIGSHRWLPPVILYAAWLAISVRGGDPLLDGLGYAAGGLLPAAVWLTRTCVTNEPSAARNCAAAAAGPGRAHLAAVLTAAGTALLLALVGTALVVLVSDPRSTGHQVAVPVLPAAFAGLLAALVCLLMGTALGALSNWPVLRSTGWSIPTGLVAALLLLVLGASPANAAVSGLVTGSLHGTISIPWLPLIATLLIAAAATAVACALSSRRG
- a CDS encoding ATP-binding cassette domain-containing protein: MRLDGVGRRYGVRGPWVLREVDLDVPPRALLRVEGTNGSGKSTLLRLLAGIDRPSTGRITGRPRTAYVPERFPVALPFTAVGYLTHLGRIHGLPGPEAARSATEWLERFGAAGHARTPLAELSKGTSQKVAVAQALLAEPELLVLDEAWTGLDGGAREVLDRAVAERVADGGTVVFVDHDPQRLAGAADARYRVADGRLLPHEESGPAAGTTATAGPRVLIEAEGAPGSLPLTGAPQLPGGPEITPGPDGTTRLTVPAVHSDALLRALLTARPPWHIRSVTAVVRPGEALGTTALGADEAPGTTALRTDEAPGTTAVGADEAPDTLPAAARPHEAPGTRADDAPAPHEDSRP
- a CDS encoding aminoacyl-tRNA hydrolase: MTSTETTDPSDNSATGPVEHAETDRDAAPEFVLPLVVRIEREAPPARTDALETAARAVLVLLSDERSAGDGEWAAAVRDWQDARIRKVVRRARRAEWRRATALPGITVTGREAEVRVFPPVPLDGWPKDLARLQVSGTELDDPQPPGAPADGPVLWFNPELEMSAGKEMAQAGHGAQLAWWELSEQERAAWRAAGFPLSVRSAGRVEWDALTRSGLPVVRDAGFTEVAPGSCTVVADHPALRRALPQTG
- a CDS encoding TIGR04222 domain-containing membrane protein, with the protein product MTYSQAVYAGIGASSLLLVLGVVLVRLRPAAARRTEALAQDVWEMAFLAGGPGRVVDAALAGMHEDGRLAVGGPGVVTVRQALARDAVEAAVLDAITGTPGGALATLRATAMRSPAVQGVGDRLAARGLLRRPGPGRAWRRWAGVQMAACGVLFFVGVLVSVAGADGAAVPPFLATLPAVVGGLIVAWLCREAFARRITKAGSFALNTAKAAHTPGGAGGAWQPAGLVVALGGTALLADELLRQQFEEAHRAAAAGGSASGSASSGSFSSDGSGGGSGSDGGAWCGSSDGGGSGCGSGGSSCGGGTSCGGGSSCGGGSSCGGGSGCGGG
- a CDS encoding TIGR04222 domain-containing membrane protein, translating into MWLLFLLVACAAAVLSCALLCRAAVAAARASSGPAPRRAPGAVPDAAAAGRRGGGLTLYEMAYLSGGPHRLADVVLVLMAQQRRLLLADTGWATVVDPVGKDPVERAALTAIGPDGQRRIPAIRDALVGEDAVREVADRLVTDGLAVPAAVRPGVGSAVRLVQGAALVVLLSAAGAFWMAPAGADSGPLPAWFSLPLILTLGTWAVARFELHPYSDWATTAGERQLPDVRHSPATPATPASLVTLALRGPAALTDPALRAALHSSGA
- a CDS encoding alpha/beta hydrolase, encoding MRALALYGTIGSLLVTALATAPAGGATGDAAKPPAPVAHRIEFGRCAAVEHLPSTVECGRLTVPLDYARPDGKKIHLTVSRIRATARGERQGALVFNPGGPGASSMEFPLYGGLPKWRRVARAYDFVGYAPRGVGRSAPLSCQNPKEFAKAPTDSRMHPDAEFKRRKRAAAREYARGCVRRAGADLPYYNSVNNARDLDMLRAALGERKLTFMGASYGTYFGAVYATLFPGHVRRMIFDSVVNPSPRKIWYQNNLDQDIAFERRWGDFLRWVARHNGQYHLGTTKKAVQHAYDKAVGKLRRTPLNGKIGPGQLQSAFLKTGYNDAFWPMRAEALSAYLRGNPKPLIAQALPRATGVAEEENSNAVYTAVECNDAPWPHDWGTWNRDNTAVARIAPFETWDNAWMNLPCAYWPERPESASAELDAAVHRADHPAGGQGLADAAGHLARTQVDHLLHGRRGPLDVRTEPGALPPVLLLAAERDAATPYRGALELQRRLPGSSLITENGAGTHGVAFNDNACANKYAEEYLLHGKVPGHRVYCAPRAEPVPGQQKMRAQHALPGK
- the hemQ gene encoding hydrogen peroxide-dependent heme synthase, with protein sequence MDDMTDASTPASAPQTPAAPEKVPHAGKKAKDLNEVIRYTLWSVFKLRDVLPEDRGGYADEVEELFAQLAAKDVVVRGTYDVSGLRADADLMIWWHSESSDALQEAYNLFRRTRLGRALEPVWSNMALHRPAEFNKSHIPAFLADEQPRAYVSVYPFVRSYEWYLLPDEDRRRMLADHGKMARGFPDVRANTVPSFSLGDYEWVLAFEADELYRIVDLMRHLRGSEARMHVREEIPFYTGRRKPVAELVAGLA